The following proteins are co-located in the Streptosporangium brasiliense genome:
- a CDS encoding LysR family transcriptional regulator: MDLEVRHLRVIHAIAEYGSISKAASSLGLSQPSLAGQLQRIERMIGGRLFERVHEGSRPTPLGAWLLDRSGSLLHAFGTLQRDARHRVERGTGKPVIRLGCGNTSIAGHISNCLYDLAPHADLTIRTEECMDVLPALLSAGRLELAVLGDYPGYELLPPPGVIYEVPATEPIFVGVAASHPLARCEEIELADLAEEEWAMPPQVEFGYREHFWAACAERGFVPRVSFSLNANLAYDLVRAGRCVAMFQATHQGRAGIAVRPLVDTPLVFRHIIGWTQYGPLADSAVPLVSSVMRAYWSEALKAPAYACWIKRNGQPPHPPQ; encoded by the coding sequence ATGGACTTGGAAGTACGTCATCTTCGGGTCATCCATGCCATAGCCGAATACGGCAGCATCTCCAAGGCCGCCTCCTCCCTCGGGCTGTCCCAGCCCTCTCTGGCCGGCCAGTTGCAACGGATCGAGCGCATGATCGGGGGGCGCCTGTTCGAGCGGGTCCACGAGGGCAGCCGCCCGACGCCGCTGGGCGCCTGGCTCCTCGACCGCTCCGGCTCGCTGCTGCACGCGTTCGGCACGTTGCAGCGCGACGCCCGCCACCGCGTCGAGCGGGGGACGGGCAAGCCGGTGATCCGGCTTGGATGCGGGAACACCTCCATCGCCGGCCACATCAGCAACTGCCTGTACGACCTGGCGCCCCACGCCGACCTCACCATCCGGACCGAGGAGTGCATGGACGTCCTGCCCGCGCTCCTTTCGGCCGGACGGCTGGAGCTGGCCGTCCTGGGCGACTATCCGGGCTACGAGCTGCTGCCCCCACCAGGCGTGATCTACGAGGTCCCGGCCACCGAACCGATCTTCGTGGGCGTGGCGGCCTCCCATCCGCTGGCCCGGTGCGAGGAGATCGAGCTGGCGGACCTGGCCGAGGAGGAGTGGGCGATGCCCCCTCAGGTGGAGTTCGGCTACCGCGAGCATTTCTGGGCGGCCTGCGCCGAACGCGGTTTCGTGCCCCGCGTCTCGTTCTCCCTCAACGCCAACCTCGCCTACGACCTGGTCAGGGCGGGCCGGTGCGTGGCGATGTTCCAGGCGACCCATCAGGGGCGGGCGGGGATCGCCGTGCGCCCGCTGGTGGACACGCCCCTGGTCTTCCGTCACATCATCGGATGGACCCAGTACGGCCCGCTGGCCGACAGCGCGGTGCCGCTCGTGAGCAGCGTGATGCGCGCGTACTGGAGTGAGGCGCTGAAAGCCCCCGCATACGCGTGCTGGATCAAACGCAACGGGCAGCCGCCCCATCCGCCGCAGTGA
- a CDS encoding YqgE/AlgH family protein — protein sequence MAEAIYVGGLLVATPQLDDPNFRRSVVLVLEHDHDGGTLGVVLNRPSDISVTQVLPTWDAMVTGPPVLFQGGPVQTDSALALAAVPSGQEPLGWRRLHAGTAAVSRLGTVDLDAPPEILAGEIAQMRIFAGYAGWTAGQLEAEIGEGAWYVVDSEPGDTFHHDPGSLWRAVLRRQRGELAYVATCPDDPSMN from the coding sequence ATGGCGGAGGCGATCTACGTCGGTGGTCTGCTGGTGGCGACACCGCAACTCGACGATCCCAACTTCCGGCGCAGCGTGGTCCTGGTCCTGGAGCACGACCACGACGGCGGCACGCTGGGCGTGGTGCTCAACCGGCCCAGCGACATCTCGGTGACGCAGGTGCTGCCGACCTGGGACGCCATGGTGACCGGCCCGCCCGTGCTGTTCCAGGGCGGCCCCGTGCAGACCGACAGCGCCCTGGCCCTGGCCGCCGTCCCGAGCGGGCAGGAGCCCCTCGGCTGGCGGCGGCTGCACGCGGGCACCGCGGCGGTCTCCCGGCTCGGCACCGTCGACCTCGACGCCCCGCCGGAGATCCTCGCCGGGGAGATCGCCCAGATGCGGATCTTCGCCGGATACGCCGGCTGGACCGCGGGGCAGCTGGAGGCCGAGATCGGCGAGGGCGCCTGGTACGTCGTGGACTCCGAGCCCGGCGACACCTTCCACCATGACCCCGGGTCGCTGTGGCGGGCCGTGCTCCGCCGCCAGCGGGGCGAGCTCGCCTACGTGGCGACCTGCCCGGACGATCCCTCGATGAACTGA
- a CDS encoding TetR family transcriptional regulator, translating into MSRPGLRERKKQKTRLALVDAALDLFAEQGYEATTVDQIAAAVDVSPRTFFRYFATKEDVALSLPLDGVEVMLAELTARPAEEPPFTALSHALRAMVTMLEEGDLADRTRFLKARELIDGTPALLAGSVRRMMEHERRLVAEVARRESADRDDLLANFVVALFTSVTRIGFEFCAPDGGYDLSALARRLEAMLAMAERSMRPGWDRARQGPQFIEGSSGQVAT; encoded by the coding sequence ATGAGTCGACCCGGCCTACGGGAGCGCAAGAAACAGAAGACGAGACTGGCGCTGGTCGACGCCGCCCTCGACCTGTTCGCGGAGCAGGGGTACGAGGCCACGACCGTCGACCAGATCGCGGCCGCCGTGGACGTCTCGCCCCGCACGTTCTTCCGCTATTTCGCGACCAAGGAGGACGTCGCGCTCTCCCTGCCGCTCGACGGCGTCGAGGTCATGCTCGCCGAGCTGACCGCCCGGCCCGCGGAGGAACCGCCGTTCACCGCGCTCAGCCATGCCCTGCGCGCGATGGTCACCATGTTAGAGGAGGGGGATCTTGCCGACCGGACCAGGTTCCTCAAAGCGCGTGAGCTGATCGACGGCACCCCCGCGCTGCTGGCCGGGAGCGTGCGGCGGATGATGGAGCACGAGCGGCGGCTGGTCGCCGAGGTCGCCCGGCGCGAGAGCGCCGACCGCGACGACCTCCTGGCCAACTTCGTCGTCGCGCTCTTCACCAGTGTGACCCGGATCGGCTTCGAGTTCTGCGCGCCCGACGGCGGCTACGACCTCTCCGCGCTGGCCCGGCGCCTGGAGGCGATGCTGGCCATGGCCGAGCGCTCGATGCGCCCCGGCTGGGACCGCGCCCGCCAGGGCCCTCAGTTCATCGAGGGATCGTCCGGGCAGGTCGCCACGTAG
- a CDS encoding MFS transporter: MADAKTVAAPPPPDPGTSSRQGHPWLTLLSVSLGVIMVMLDGTVVAIANPVIAQDLKASLADLQWVTSGYLLALAVFLITAGKLGDLFGHKRIFLVGVAGFALTSLAIGLSSSVGMLIGLRVLQGLFGALLQPAALALLRVAFPGERLKMAMGAWGGIIGLSSAAGPIVGGLLVEHVSWQSVFFINVPVGVVAMAMGLWVLSESRAQTLSKVDWLGVVLLSGAMFALVWAIIKAPDWGWGDPLTIGFLAAAVLIGAVFVWWQARVAEPLLPLSLFSNASVSIGTGLMMLVAFSMFGAMFFLTFFFQGVHGLTPLESGLRMLPMSAGMIVASPLAAVLIGKLGTKITIAGGMLVTALAMFLMSRLSLDAAFMDSGIPFVLLAFGLSPVFVGATEIIVGNAPEDLSGVAGGIQQSAMQVGGALGTAILGAIVSARVADVYPGHWADAKLPPLPAEQVDGLKELATFGGAPSAQMMPGVPEQVVQGIAGVSHLSFLDGMHLGFLVSTGVAVLAAVLALFVKAGRKSEDGPIHMG; this comes from the coding sequence ATGGCAGACGCCAAGACGGTGGCCGCACCGCCGCCGCCAGATCCCGGCACGTCGTCGAGGCAGGGGCACCCGTGGCTCACGCTCCTCTCGGTGTCGCTCGGTGTGATCATGGTGATGCTCGACGGCACCGTCGTCGCCATCGCCAACCCGGTGATCGCCCAGGACCTCAAGGCATCCCTTGCCGACCTGCAGTGGGTGACCAGCGGCTACCTGCTCGCGCTCGCCGTGTTCCTGATCACCGCGGGCAAGCTCGGCGACCTGTTCGGCCATAAGAGGATCTTCCTGGTGGGCGTCGCCGGTTTCGCGCTCACCTCGCTCGCGATCGGCCTCAGCTCCTCGGTCGGCATGCTGATCGGGCTGCGCGTGCTCCAGGGCCTGTTCGGCGCGCTGCTGCAGCCGGCCGCCCTCGCGCTGCTGCGGGTGGCCTTCCCCGGCGAGCGGCTGAAGATGGCGATGGGCGCCTGGGGCGGCATCATCGGCCTGTCCAGCGCCGCCGGCCCGATCGTCGGCGGCCTGCTGGTCGAGCACGTGAGCTGGCAGTCGGTCTTCTTCATCAACGTCCCCGTGGGCGTCGTGGCCATGGCCATGGGCCTGTGGGTGCTCAGCGAGAGCAGGGCGCAGACCCTGTCGAAGGTCGACTGGCTGGGCGTCGTGCTGCTGTCGGGTGCGATGTTCGCCCTGGTCTGGGCCATCATCAAGGCTCCCGACTGGGGCTGGGGCGACCCGCTGACCATCGGCTTCCTGGCCGCGGCCGTGCTGATCGGCGCCGTGTTCGTGTGGTGGCAGGCCCGGGTCGCCGAGCCGCTCCTGCCGCTGAGCCTCTTCAGCAACGCCTCGGTCTCCATCGGCACCGGCCTGATGATGCTCGTCGCGTTCTCCATGTTCGGCGCGATGTTCTTCCTCACCTTCTTCTTCCAGGGCGTGCACGGGCTCACGCCCCTGGAGTCCGGCCTGCGGATGCTGCCGATGAGCGCGGGAATGATCGTCGCCTCGCCGCTGGCCGCCGTGCTCATCGGCAAGCTCGGCACCAAGATCACTATCGCGGGTGGCATGCTGGTCACAGCCCTGGCGATGTTCCTGATGTCCAGGCTCAGCCTCGACGCCGCGTTCATGGACAGCGGCATCCCGTTCGTCCTGCTGGCCTTCGGGCTCTCGCCGGTCTTCGTCGGCGCCACCGAGATCATCGTCGGCAACGCGCCCGAGGACCTCAGCGGCGTCGCGGGCGGCATCCAGCAGTCCGCCATGCAGGTCGGCGGCGCGCTCGGCACGGCCATCCTCGGCGCGATCGTGTCGGCGCGGGTGGCCGACGTCTACCCCGGCCACTGGGCGGACGCCAAGCTCCCGCCGCTCCCGGCCGAGCAGGTCGACGGGCTGAAGGAACTGGCGACCTTCGGCGGGGCGCCTTCGGCCCAGATGATGCCCGGCGTGCCCGAGCAGGTCGTCCAGGGCATCGCCGGCGTCTCACACCTGTCCTTCCTGGACGGCATGCACCTCGGCTTCCTGGTCAGCACGGGCGTCGCGGTCCTCGCGGCCGTGCTCGCCCTGTTCGTCAAGGCGGGCCGCAAGTCCGAGGACGGCCCCATCCACATGGGCTGA
- a CDS encoding cellulase family glycosylhydrolase has protein sequence MRRPRLAVAGLALAVAAAGGVASVARGDAPERVPRYVTDDRGRALTLHGFNTASSAKSTPDALPELTEADVETEYRAMGTNFVRFLIQWRAVEPSPGVYDTKYLEKVAERVGWYAKRGYHVMLDMHQDLWGDRVTPDGHAGNGAPGWATHTDGLPVARAHDTWELYYLDPGVMRAFDHFWNTTGEHPELMDHYARAWRAVAEHFKDDPAVIGYDLMNEPWGGAVQGAAFENGPLAELYRRTIAQIRSIDQDNWIFVEPQAVGVNWGLPSGLPRFEDPRAGEPRIGLAPHIYPLPLDLGEDYVGAAREWTDTTLGWWRSNMLRLAERQDGPVILGEFGLDTTRPGAVELVERMLEVTDELGMGRAYWSRDPGPWGPYDGKGAPGPLVPVYARPYPRAIGGVPRQVAYDRASHSLTVRFDANGTGPTEVYLPADEFPRGGRVTGALSSTWDPDRRILTVTTPASGTQTLTVTPA, from the coding sequence ATGAGGCGCCCGCGGCTGGCCGTCGCGGGGCTGGCCCTGGCCGTCGCCGCGGCGGGCGGGGTGGCCTCGGTCGCCCGGGGCGACGCGCCCGAGCGGGTCCCGCGATACGTCACCGACGACCGGGGACGGGCGCTGACGCTGCACGGCTTCAACACCGCGAGCAGCGCCAAGAGCACCCCGGACGCGCTGCCCGAGCTGACCGAGGCGGACGTCGAGACCGAGTACCGGGCGATGGGCACGAACTTCGTCAGGTTCCTGATCCAGTGGCGGGCCGTCGAGCCATCTCCCGGCGTCTATGACACGAAATATCTGGAGAAAGTGGCTGAGCGGGTCGGCTGGTACGCCAAGCGGGGCTACCACGTCATGCTCGACATGCACCAGGACCTGTGGGGCGACCGCGTCACCCCCGACGGGCACGCGGGCAACGGCGCTCCCGGGTGGGCCACCCACACCGACGGCCTGCCGGTCGCCCGCGCACACGACACCTGGGAGCTGTACTACCTCGACCCCGGCGTCATGCGGGCCTTCGACCACTTCTGGAACACCACCGGCGAGCACCCCGAGCTGATGGACCACTACGCCAGGGCCTGGCGGGCGGTGGCCGAACACTTCAAGGACGACCCGGCGGTCATCGGCTACGACCTGATGAACGAGCCGTGGGGCGGCGCGGTGCAGGGCGCGGCGTTCGAGAACGGGCCGCTGGCCGAGCTCTACCGCCGCACGATCGCGCAGATCCGGAGCATCGACCAGGACAACTGGATCTTCGTGGAGCCGCAGGCGGTCGGGGTCAACTGGGGCCTGCCCAGCGGCCTGCCCCGGTTCGAGGACCCGCGGGCGGGCGAGCCGCGGATCGGCCTGGCCCCGCACATCTACCCGCTCCCGCTGGACCTCGGCGAGGACTACGTGGGCGCCGCCCGCGAGTGGACCGACACCACGCTCGGCTGGTGGCGCTCGAACATGCTCCGCCTCGCCGAGCGCCAGGACGGGCCGGTCATCCTGGGCGAGTTCGGCCTCGACACCACCCGGCCGGGCGCCGTCGAACTGGTGGAGCGGATGCTGGAGGTGACCGACGAGCTCGGCATGGGCCGGGCCTACTGGTCGCGCGACCCGGGGCCCTGGGGCCCCTACGACGGCAAGGGAGCCCCGGGCCCGCTCGTGCCCGTCTACGCCAGGCCGTACCCGAGGGCGATCGGGGGCGTCCCCCGGCAGGTCGCCTACGACCGCGCGTCCCACTCGCTGACCGTCCGCTTCGACGCCAACGGGACCGGCCCGACCGAGGTCTACCTGCCCGCCGACGAGTTCCCGCGGGGCGGCAGGGTCACCGGGGCCCTGTCCTCCACCTGGGACCCCGACCGGCGGATCCTCACCGTGACGACCCCCGCCTCGGGCACGCAGACGCTCACGGTCACACCCGCGTGA
- a CDS encoding DUF3039 domain-containing protein, with translation MNTKILPESDIRPDLSFGDGDHERFAHYADKDKIMESAFSGTPVRAICGKVWVPNRDPQKFPVCPECKEIYEGLPKGEDNNDNK, from the coding sequence GTGAACACGAAGATTCTCCCTGAGAGCGATATCCGGCCCGACCTGTCGTTCGGCGACGGCGACCACGAGCGGTTCGCCCACTACGCCGACAAAGACAAGATCATGGAGAGCGCGTTCAGCGGCACTCCGGTCCGCGCGATCTGCGGCAAGGTCTGGGTGCCCAACCGCGACCCGCAGAAGTTCCCGGTCTGCCCCGAGTGCAAGGAGATCTACGAGGGGCTGCCCAAGGGCGAGGACAACAACGACAACAAGTGA
- a CDS encoding zinc metalloprotease, which produces MARRAIAAILACLFTAGAAPAAPASAVAESPESLESQGSPGCARALRAATPGRGPEPRAPDPAQVAEMLADLRRRLSGMRRGPWTPITVPTQVHVIAAGPLGAQDAAVRSQIATLNAAYAGRYGGVDTGIQFRLDNLTRTDNVAWFREPLSYEAQIKKARKGGAETLNLYVAQLSQLVLGYSTYPYWYKNEPQLDGVVIDWRSLPGGSLRNFDRGYTGVHEIGHWLGLLHTFENGCQSPGDGIDDTVPEGTPTEGCPAGKDSCKGGDPDPIHNFMDYSHDHCMSEFTTGQAARMHEMWSTYRAPEPDTTLDG; this is translated from the coding sequence ATGGCTCGGCGTGCGATCGCCGCTATTTTGGCATGCCTGTTCACAGCGGGCGCCGCTCCCGCCGCCCCGGCGTCCGCTGTGGCCGAGTCGCCGGAGTCCCTGGAGTCCCAGGGGTCGCCGGGGTGCGCGAGGGCGCTCCGGGCCGCGACCCCCGGACGCGGGCCCGAGCCGCGCGCGCCGGACCCGGCGCAGGTCGCGGAGATGCTCGCCGATCTGAGACGGCGCCTGTCGGGGATGCGCCGCGGGCCCTGGACCCCGATCACGGTCCCCACCCAGGTGCATGTCATCGCCGCCGGCCCCCTGGGGGCCCAGGACGCCGCGGTGCGCAGCCAGATCGCCACACTCAACGCCGCCTACGCCGGCCGGTACGGCGGGGTCGACACCGGGATCCAGTTCCGCCTCGACAACCTGACCCGGACCGACAACGTCGCCTGGTTCCGGGAGCCGCTCTCCTACGAGGCGCAGATAAAGAAGGCGCGCAAGGGCGGCGCGGAGACCCTCAACCTCTATGTCGCCCAGCTCAGCCAGCTCGTGCTCGGCTACTCCACCTACCCCTACTGGTACAAGAACGAGCCCCAGCTCGACGGCGTGGTCATCGACTGGCGCAGCCTGCCCGGCGGGTCGCTGCGCAACTTCGACCGGGGATACACCGGGGTCCACGAGATCGGCCACTGGCTCGGGCTGCTGCACACCTTCGAGAACGGCTGCCAGTCACCGGGTGACGGGATCGACGACACCGTGCCGGAGGGCACGCCCACCGAGGGCTGTCCGGCCGGCAAGGACAGCTGCAAGGGCGGCGACCCCGACCCGATCCACAACTTCATGGACTACTCCCACGACCACTGCATGTCGGAGTTCACCACCGGTCAGGCGGCCCGGATGCACGAGATGTGGTCGACGTACCGTGCCCCGGAGCCGGACACTACGCTTGACGGGTGA
- a CDS encoding MFS transporter, which translates to MTAPKTLDAPYGSPRIFGPEYRTASLGILLVVTLIAFEGMSIGAVMPAVSKDLDALDLYGMSFSAFLISGLLANVVAGLWSDRRGHALPFLLGVGLFVLGMALAGAAGSKELFIVARAVQGLGGGAVIVAIYVMIVRVYVSEARPKVFAALSAAWVLPALVGPGIGGLIAQTLGWRWVFFGIVPLVIPAMLMLLPALRGGEAPAPTPEAAGPRSRPLAMTLAAMATAGGAGALLYGVDRLHTTPVPGGIAAAAGLVALAVGLPRLLPPKALRFGRGLPTTVMMRGVLSSAFFGVNAFIPLLLTEVSGLSVAQAGVALTTGALGWTTGSYLQSRREYDRPRLVRLGAAAVTTGILLTMLALVPGVTGWVTVPAWVVAGFGMGIGVTSVSVTAMRQSPDAEQGANSAALQVVDTLGGALTIGVGGVLINLIGHDDIATGYTTIAALMAAIGLLGVIVAVRMRDVS; encoded by the coding sequence GTGACAGCACCGAAGACACTTGACGCTCCATACGGATCCCCCCGGATCTTCGGTCCCGAATACCGCACGGCCTCCCTGGGCATCCTGCTCGTCGTCACCCTGATCGCCTTCGAGGGCATGTCGATCGGCGCGGTGATGCCCGCGGTCTCCAAGGATCTCGACGCGCTCGACCTGTACGGCATGAGCTTCTCGGCCTTCCTCATCTCCGGCCTGCTCGCCAACGTCGTCGCCGGCCTCTGGTCGGACCGGCGGGGACACGCCCTGCCCTTCCTGCTCGGCGTGGGCCTGTTCGTGCTCGGCATGGCCCTGGCGGGCGCCGCCGGATCCAAGGAACTCTTCATCGTGGCGCGCGCCGTACAGGGGCTGGGCGGCGGTGCGGTCATCGTGGCCATCTACGTGATGATCGTGCGGGTCTACGTCTCCGAGGCCAGGCCCAAGGTGTTCGCCGCCCTGTCGGCCGCCTGGGTGCTGCCCGCGCTGGTCGGCCCCGGCATCGGCGGCCTCATCGCCCAGACGCTCGGATGGCGCTGGGTCTTCTTCGGGATCGTGCCGCTGGTGATCCCGGCCATGCTGATGCTCCTGCCCGCGCTGCGCGGCGGCGAGGCCCCGGCCCCGACCCCGGAGGCGGCCGGCCCCCGGTCCCGGCCGCTGGCGATGACCCTGGCGGCGATGGCCACGGCCGGTGGCGCCGGGGCGCTGCTGTACGGCGTGGACCGGCTGCACACCACCCCGGTCCCCGGCGGGATCGCCGCCGCCGCCGGACTGGTCGCGCTGGCCGTGGGCCTGCCCCGGCTGTTGCCGCCGAAGGCGCTCAGGTTCGGCCGCGGCCTGCCCACCACGGTCATGATGCGCGGCGTGCTCTCCTCGGCGTTCTTCGGGGTCAACGCCTTCATCCCGCTGTTGCTCACCGAGGTGTCCGGCCTGTCGGTCGCGCAGGCCGGCGTCGCCCTCACCACGGGCGCCCTGGGCTGGACCACCGGCTCCTACCTGCAGAGCCGCCGCGAATACGACCGCCCCCGGCTGGTACGGCTCGGCGCCGCCGCGGTCACCACCGGCATCCTGCTGACGATGCTCGCGCTCGTGCCCGGCGTCACCGGCTGGGTCACCGTGCCCGCCTGGGTCGTCGCCGGATTCGGCATGGGCATCGGCGTCACCAGCGTCAGCGTCACCGCGATGCGCCAGTCGCCCGACGCGGAACAGGGCGCCAACTCCGCTGCTCTCCAGGTCGTCGACACCCTGGGCGGCGCGCTCACGATCGGCGTCGGCGGCGTGCTGATCAACCTGATCGGCCACGACGACATCGCCACCGGCTACACCACGATCGCCGCCCTCATGGCGGCCATAGGACTGCTCGGAGTGATCGTCGCCGTGCGCATGCGGGACGTCTCCTGA